The following coding sequences are from one Streptomyces sp. NBC_01232 window:
- a CDS encoding S1 family peptidase, with amino-acid sequence MKHTTPLRAAVAALLLTVGLGAAHAGAASAAPLPEAAAASSAAAPSTSAGLLDAMRRDLGLTASQAEERLSAEKAAAAVEKAARQAAGGAYGGSWYEPSTGRLVVAVTDRAKESEARALGADTRLVRHSAAALDRAKARLDTLRAPTGVAGWHVDPRTNSVVVTVVRTERETPAVRAFVDRARAGGPVTVAETAQAPRTYAAGTVGGDPYYTGNVRCSIGFSVYGGFVTAGHCGQAGAAVRGWDGSAMGTFRGSSFPGNDYAYVGIHNGWWTVPVVLGWGTIPDQLVRGSAEAPVGASICRSGSTTHWHCGTVLAKNETVNYSQGAVHQMTKTSVCAEGGDSGGSFLSGDQAQGVTSGGWGNCSSGGQTWFQPINEILGRYGLTLHTA; translated from the coding sequence GTGAAACACACCACCCCCTTACGCGCCGCCGTCGCCGCCCTGCTCCTGACCGTCGGCCTGGGCGCCGCCCACGCCGGCGCGGCGAGCGCCGCCCCGCTTCCGGAGGCCGCCGCGGCATCGTCCGCCGCAGCGCCGTCCACCTCGGCCGGACTGCTCGACGCGATGCGCCGGGACCTCGGGCTCACCGCTTCCCAGGCCGAGGAACGGCTGAGCGCAGAAAAGGCCGCCGCGGCCGTGGAGAAGGCCGCACGGCAGGCTGCGGGTGGTGCGTACGGCGGCTCGTGGTACGAGCCTTCCACCGGCCGGCTCGTCGTCGCGGTGACCGACCGCGCGAAGGAGTCCGAGGCGCGGGCACTGGGCGCCGACACCCGCCTCGTCCGGCACAGCGCCGCCGCGCTGGACCGCGCCAAAGCGCGCCTGGACACGCTGCGCGCCCCCACCGGGGTGGCCGGCTGGCACGTCGACCCGCGGACCAACAGCGTCGTCGTCACGGTCGTACGTACCGAGCGGGAAACCCCCGCCGTACGGGCGTTCGTCGACCGGGCCCGGGCCGGCGGCCCCGTCACCGTCGCCGAGACGGCGCAGGCGCCCCGTACCTACGCCGCGGGCACCGTCGGCGGCGACCCGTACTACACCGGCAACGTCCGCTGTTCGATCGGCTTCTCCGTGTACGGCGGCTTCGTGACGGCTGGGCACTGCGGGCAGGCGGGGGCCGCCGTGCGCGGCTGGGACGGGTCCGCGATGGGCACCTTCCGGGGATCCTCGTTCCCCGGCAACGACTACGCGTACGTCGGCATCCACAACGGCTGGTGGACCGTACCGGTGGTGCTCGGCTGGGGCACCATCCCGGACCAGCTGGTACGCGGCTCCGCCGAGGCACCTGTGGGCGCCTCGATCTGCCGGTCGGGGTCCACGACACACTGGCACTGCGGCACCGTCCTCGCCAAGAACGAGACCGTCAACTACAGCCAGGGCGCCGTCCACCAGATGACGAAGACCAGCGTGTGCGCCGAGGGAGGCGACTCCGGCGGCTCGTTCCTCAGCGGGGACCAGGCCCAGGGCGTCACCTCCGGCGGCTGGGGCAACTGCTCGTCCGGCGGCCAGACGTGGTTCCAGCCGATCAACGAGATCCTCGGCCGCTACGGCCTGACCCTGCACACCGCCTGA
- a CDS encoding lamin tail domain-containing protein, translated as MSSASSSVRRIAAIVLAADAIVSAAALPAAAADGDDRHHQQRPRVEISRVQADSPGRDDRSNRSLNGEWVEITNTTRTDLFQDRRDYVWDNRSDTATLRDDRGRTVDSETWGRRR; from the coding sequence ATGTCTTCTGCTTCTTCCTCCGTACGCCGCATCGCCGCCATCGTCCTGGCGGCCGACGCGATCGTCTCGGCCGCGGCGCTCCCGGCGGCTGCCGCGGACGGTGATGACCGTCACCACCAGCAGCGGCCGCGGGTGGAGATCAGCCGGGTCCAGGCCGACAGCCCCGGACGCGACGACCGCTCCAACCGTTCCCTGAACGGCGAGTGGGTGGAGATCACCAACACCACCCGCACCGACCTCTTCCAGGACCGCCGCGACTACGTCTGGGACAACCGCTCCGACACCGCCACCCTGCGCGACGACCGCGGCCGCACCGTCGACAGCGAAACCTGGGGCCGCCGCCGCTAG
- a CDS encoding DUF4386 domain-containing protein, with amino-acid sequence MSSTRRTAVVAGVLFLVTEVAAIGGLALYRPVLHDAGYVIGPGADTRVFLGALCEFVLVLAVTGTGAVLYPVLRKRNGGAAVGYVCGRLLEAAVIVMGIIGVLSVVTLRRQAEGAAGADDASLVTVGRALVAFHDWTFLFGPNFVLGANTLVLAALMYSARLVPRYIAVLGLVGGAMICASATAVLFGIYEQVSVAGSLAALPVFAWEVTLAVRLLRKGFDEGADERADTFADARVGEGARVG; translated from the coding sequence ATGAGCTCAACCAGGAGAACCGCGGTCGTCGCGGGAGTGCTGTTCCTCGTCACCGAGGTCGCCGCGATCGGTGGCCTCGCGCTCTACCGCCCCGTCCTGCACGACGCCGGGTACGTCATAGGTCCCGGCGCCGACACCCGCGTGTTCCTGGGGGCGTTGTGCGAATTCGTACTCGTCCTGGCGGTCACGGGCACCGGGGCCGTGCTGTATCCCGTCCTGCGGAAACGGAACGGAGGGGCCGCCGTCGGCTACGTCTGCGGCCGCCTGCTGGAGGCCGCCGTCATCGTCATGGGCATCATCGGCGTGCTGTCGGTCGTGACCCTCAGGAGGCAGGCCGAGGGCGCGGCGGGCGCCGACGACGCTTCCCTGGTCACGGTCGGCCGTGCTCTGGTGGCCTTTCACGACTGGACGTTCCTGTTCGGGCCGAACTTCGTGCTGGGCGCCAACACCCTGGTGCTGGCGGCCCTGATGTACAGCGCGCGGCTCGTGCCGCGGTACATCGCGGTCCTCGGGCTGGTCGGCGGGGCGATGATCTGCGCCTCGGCGACGGCCGTGCTGTTCGGGATCTACGAGCAGGTCTCGGTGGCGGGGTCGCTGGCCGCCCTGCCCGTGTTCGCCTGGGAGGTGACCCTGGCCGTCCGGCTGCTCCGCAAGGGCTTCGACGAAGGCGCCGACGAACGCGCCGACACTTTCGCCGACGCACGCGTTGGCGAAGGTGCCCGCGTCGGGTGA
- a CDS encoding PP2C family protein-serine/threonine phosphatase, translated as MDEASVDRSEGFGERLLGLLLDRAPHLPPQLIAPLIAEEVGRFGGRDVSILLQDYAQELLVPLPGRKLHVSQPQPVIDSPAGRAFLRGEVVEVPQARGGVRMYLPLLDGSDTVGVMVLTLDDVGEDDRRLLRWLAGLVADLLVTKNAYTDQFFLARRREPMSVSAEIQWGLLPPLTMTVPQVAVAGMLEPAYRVAGDSFDYALNDNILHVAVIDAMGHGLNAAVMATVAIGAYRHARRVFVSLAEKYTYMDDAVSGQFGPDHFVTAQLMHLNITTGELELVNAGHPAPLLIRDGKVLRQLDSATTLPVGFGGEEPRITEHTLQQGDRVLCYTDGIIEEHVAGGEQFGEERLIRCVNRLGERPSEGMRADLRRLSHALKSARGGHTSDDATLFMIEWRGGAAGHLAVLD; from the coding sequence ATGGACGAGGCGAGCGTGGACCGGTCGGAGGGTTTCGGTGAGCGGCTGCTCGGCCTGCTGCTGGACCGGGCGCCGCATCTGCCGCCGCAGCTGATCGCCCCTCTGATCGCTGAGGAGGTGGGCAGGTTCGGAGGCCGCGACGTCTCCATCCTGCTCCAGGACTACGCGCAGGAACTGCTGGTGCCGCTTCCGGGCAGGAAGCTGCACGTCAGCCAGCCCCAGCCGGTGATCGACTCTCCGGCTGGCCGGGCCTTCCTGCGCGGGGAGGTTGTCGAGGTGCCGCAAGCCCGCGGCGGCGTTCGGATGTACCTGCCGCTGCTGGACGGCAGTGACACGGTGGGCGTGATGGTCCTCACCCTGGACGATGTCGGCGAGGACGACCGGCGGCTGCTGCGCTGGCTCGCCGGTCTGGTCGCTGATCTGCTGGTCACCAAGAACGCCTACACCGACCAGTTCTTCCTGGCCCGGCGCCGGGAGCCGATGAGCGTGTCCGCGGAGATCCAGTGGGGCCTGCTGCCGCCGCTGACGATGACCGTGCCTCAGGTCGCGGTGGCCGGCATGCTGGAGCCCGCCTACCGCGTCGCCGGTGACAGCTTCGACTACGCCCTCAACGACAACATCCTGCATGTGGCCGTGATCGACGCGATGGGCCATGGCCTGAACGCCGCCGTGATGGCGACCGTCGCGATCGGCGCCTACCGGCATGCCCGGCGCGTGTTCGTCAGCCTGGCCGAGAAGTACACCTACATGGACGACGCGGTCTCCGGGCAGTTCGGCCCCGACCACTTCGTCACCGCCCAGCTGATGCACCTGAACATCACCACCGGCGAGCTGGAGCTCGTCAACGCGGGCCACCCCGCGCCCCTGCTCATCCGCGACGGCAAGGTCCTGCGGCAGCTGGACAGCGCGACGACGCTGCCCGTCGGATTCGGCGGCGAGGAGCCCCGGATCACAGAGCACACCCTCCAGCAGGGCGACCGCGTGCTCTGCTACACCGACGGAATCATCGAAGAACACGTCGCCGGCGGGGAGCAGTTCGGGGAGGAACGCCTCATCCGCTGCGTCAACCGACTCGGGGAAAGGCCGTCGGAGGGGATGCGGGCAGATCTGCGCCGGCTCTCCCACGCCCTGAAGAGCGCACGAGGCGGACACACCAGCGACGACGCCACCCTCTTCATGATCGAATGGCGCGGGGGCGCCGCCGGCCACCTCGCGGTTCTCGACTGA
- a CDS encoding beta-1,3-glucanase family protein produces MTARHQRTLPRRKLLAVTAGLALAVPAAAAWLEMSANASTTATLPLDLVNTTGNNTVYAYVLGRDPAAGGTWAFVQANGSSLYHPPAPANDQTPLGADCAIPLNASGAGARRVTLPRLDSGRIYFSVGTKLTFLVNRGGGLALPSVSNPTDPNANIAHDFCEFTFNSDQLYANITFVDMVSLPIAFQLETGQGTQTVRGLPADGLSRVAAALRAQSAADGSDWSRLIVTAGGRDVRVLSPNLAIRGNSDLFRGYFDGYVDEVWNKYRSTDLRIDTQFTWGTVTGRVNGDLLAFPGVGSFAKPSTLSIFSCSDAPFTTGNDLMGNISARLAAAFNRTTLLDNPHQPTAEKPAAFYTRPRTNHYSRILHNTTPDHLGYAFPYDDVHPDGVDFEGKVQSGTPGRWTITVGGVASGGTPAPTPTATATAPGGGVSAFTTIQAEAFNAQSGAQVEACSDGGGGSAVGHLSNGDWLKFSAVAFGSTGATRFDARVASGAAGGVSGLVQVRLDSPTATPVGGFAVANTGGWQAWRTVPADIRRTTGTHDVYLTFDSGQPSDFVNVNWFSFA; encoded by the coding sequence GTGACGGCTCGCCACCAGCGAACCCTGCCCCGTAGAAAACTCCTCGCCGTGACGGCGGGCCTGGCCCTGGCCGTGCCCGCCGCGGCAGCCTGGCTCGAGATGAGCGCCAACGCGTCCACCACCGCCACGCTCCCCCTGGACCTGGTGAACACCACCGGCAACAACACGGTGTACGCCTATGTGCTCGGCCGTGACCCCGCGGCCGGCGGCACCTGGGCCTTTGTCCAGGCCAACGGCTCCAGCCTGTACCACCCGCCGGCCCCGGCCAACGATCAGACCCCGCTCGGGGCCGACTGTGCCATCCCGCTCAACGCGTCCGGCGCCGGAGCGCGGAGGGTGACGCTGCCGCGCCTGGACAGCGGCCGTATCTACTTCTCCGTCGGCACGAAGCTCACCTTCCTGGTGAACCGCGGCGGCGGTCTGGCCCTGCCGTCGGTGAGCAACCCCACCGACCCCAACGCGAACATCGCTCACGACTTCTGCGAGTTCACCTTCAACAGCGACCAGTTGTACGCCAACATCACGTTCGTCGACATGGTCTCGCTGCCGATCGCCTTCCAACTGGAGACCGGGCAGGGCACCCAGACGGTGCGCGGGCTGCCCGCCGACGGACTGTCCCGGGTCGCCGCAGCGCTGCGGGCCCAGTCCGCCGCCGACGGCAGCGACTGGAGCCGGCTGATCGTCACCGCGGGCGGCCGCGACGTGCGCGTACTCAGTCCCAACCTGGCGATCCGCGGCAACAGCGACTTGTTCCGCGGCTACTTCGACGGCTACGTGGACGAGGTGTGGAACAAGTACCGCTCCACCGACCTGCGCATCGACACCCAGTTCACCTGGGGAACCGTCACCGGCCGGGTGAACGGCGACCTCCTCGCCTTCCCCGGGGTCGGCAGCTTCGCCAAGCCGTCCACCCTTTCGATCTTCTCCTGCAGCGACGCGCCCTTCACCACGGGCAACGACCTGATGGGCAATATCAGCGCACGGCTCGCCGCCGCCTTCAACCGCACCACCCTGCTGGACAACCCCCACCAGCCGACCGCGGAGAAGCCCGCCGCCTTCTACACCCGGCCGCGCACCAACCACTACTCCCGCATCCTGCACAACACCACCCCCGACCATCTCGGGTACGCCTTCCCCTACGACGACGTGCACCCGGACGGAGTCGACTTCGAGGGCAAGGTGCAGTCCGGCACCCCCGGCCGCTGGACCATCACGGTCGGCGGTGTGGCCAGCGGCGGCACACCGGCCCCGACGCCGACCGCCACCGCCACCGCCCCGGGCGGCGGGGTCAGCGCCTTCACCACCATCCAGGCCGAAGCGTTCAATGCCCAGTCCGGAGCACAGGTCGAGGCCTGCTCCGACGGCGGCGGCGGATCCGCCGTCGGCCATCTGTCCAACGGCGACTGGCTCAAGTTCTCGGCCGTCGCCTTCGGCTCCACCGGCGCCACCCGCTTCGACGCCCGAGTCGCTTCCGGGGCCGCCGGCGGAGTCAGCGGCCTGGTCCAGGTCCGCCTCGACAGCCCCACAGCCACCCCGGTCGGCGGCTTCGCCGTCGCCAATACCGGCGGATGGCAGGCCTGGCGCACCGTCCCCGCCGACATCCGCCGCACCACCGGAACCCACGACGTCTATCTGACCTTCGACAGCGGCCAGCCCTCCGACTTCGTCAACGTCAACTGGTTCTCCTTCGCCTAG
- a CDS encoding TetR/AcrR family transcriptional regulator C-terminal domain-containing protein, with amino-acid sequence MPEQPQEPRRIPLSRDRVLRAAVAFADGSGIEALSMRRLAQELGVVPMALYKHVANKEELLDGMVEVVVAGIGGRAPGSDWKSAVRGRILGARGALLAHTWAAQVIRSRTGPTPAVLAYLDSVIAMFRAGGFSLDLTHHVMHALGSRVLGFTEELFDDPASTAPQDERAQAAAYEEMARRYPHVTELARSVAHDRGSVIGTGCDDGFEFEFALDLLLEGFERLHAQGWRSAP; translated from the coding sequence ATGCCCGAGCAGCCGCAGGAACCACGCCGGATCCCCTTGAGCCGGGACCGGGTGCTGCGCGCCGCCGTCGCCTTCGCCGACGGCTCCGGCATCGAGGCGCTGAGCATGCGCCGGCTCGCCCAGGAGCTGGGCGTCGTACCGATGGCGCTCTACAAGCACGTGGCCAACAAGGAGGAGTTGCTGGACGGCATGGTGGAGGTCGTCGTCGCCGGGATCGGGGGCCGGGCCCCCGGATCCGACTGGAAGAGCGCGGTCCGCGGGCGGATCCTCGGCGCGCGCGGCGCCCTCCTCGCCCATACCTGGGCGGCCCAGGTGATCCGTTCACGCACCGGCCCGACCCCGGCCGTACTCGCCTACCTGGACTCCGTGATCGCGATGTTCCGGGCCGGCGGCTTCTCCCTCGACCTCACCCACCACGTGATGCACGCCCTCGGCAGCCGGGTGCTGGGCTTCACCGAGGAGCTGTTCGACGACCCGGCGAGCACCGCACCGCAGGACGAGCGGGCGCAGGCGGCCGCGTACGAGGAGATGGCCCGGCGCTACCCCCACGTCACCGAACTGGCCCGGTCGGTGGCCCACGACCGGGGTTCCGTCATCGGCACGGGCTGCGACGACGGGTTCGAGTTCGAATTCGCGCTGGACCTCCTCCTCGAGGGATTCGAACGTCTCCACGCGCAGGGCTGGAGGTCGGCCCCTTAG
- a CDS encoding family 16 glycosylhydrolase produces MAAAHRARRRSLGGVVLLVTTALVAAVLMSFTRSMAPPAGAAVVAQTWSDEFDGAAGRAPDAAKWTLETGGSGFGNHELQYYTTSTSNAALDGQGNLVITARKNTDAGLGCWYGQCQYTSARLNTAKTFTQAYGRFEARIKIPRGQGIWPAFWMLGNDLGSVGWPGSGEIDIMENIGREPSTVHGTVHGPGYSGAGGLGAAYNLPGGRAFADDFHVFAVDWSPNSLVWSVDGTTYKTLTPADTGGNKWVFDHPFFIILNLAVGGDWPGSPDASTSFPQTMTVDYVRASSAGAPSARPIRGIGGMCVDVAGGSDADRTPIQLHDCTGSAAQQWTIGGDGTVRALGKCLDVAGGSTADGAVVQLYTCNGTNAQKWTYTAARDLTNTGAGKCLDAKGNSSADGTRLQTWTCTGAANQKWTVG; encoded by the coding sequence ATGGCTGCTGCTCATCGCGCACGTCGCCGCTCTCTCGGCGGAGTGGTGCTCCTCGTGACCACCGCCCTGGTCGCGGCGGTGCTCATGTCCTTCACCCGTTCGATGGCCCCGCCCGCGGGTGCCGCAGTTGTCGCGCAGACCTGGTCGGACGAGTTCGACGGCGCGGCCGGCCGCGCTCCTGACGCCGCCAAGTGGACGCTCGAGACCGGCGGTTCGGGCTTCGGCAACCACGAGCTGCAGTACTACACCACCAGCACCTCGAACGCCGCGCTCGACGGCCAGGGCAACCTCGTCATCACCGCGCGGAAGAACACCGACGCCGGCCTCGGCTGCTGGTACGGGCAGTGCCAATACACCTCGGCCCGGCTGAACACCGCCAAAACCTTCACCCAGGCGTACGGCCGCTTCGAGGCCCGCATCAAAATCCCGCGCGGCCAGGGCATCTGGCCCGCCTTCTGGATGCTCGGCAACGACCTCGGCAGCGTGGGCTGGCCGGGCAGCGGCGAGATCGACATCATGGAGAACATCGGCCGCGAACCCAGCACCGTGCACGGTACGGTGCACGGCCCCGGCTACTCCGGAGCGGGCGGCCTCGGCGCCGCGTACAACCTGCCCGGCGGCCGCGCCTTCGCCGACGACTTCCACGTGTTCGCCGTCGACTGGAGCCCGAACTCCCTCGTCTGGTCGGTGGACGGCACCACGTACAAGACCCTCACGCCGGCCGACACCGGCGGCAACAAGTGGGTCTTCGACCACCCGTTCTTCATCATCCTCAACCTGGCGGTCGGTGGGGACTGGCCCGGCAGCCCGGACGCCTCCACGTCCTTCCCGCAGACGATGACCGTCGACTACGTCCGCGCCTCCTCCGCCGGCGCCCCCTCCGCACGCCCGATCCGTGGCATCGGCGGCATGTGCGTCGACGTCGCCGGCGGCTCCGACGCCGACCGCACCCCCATCCAGCTGCACGACTGCACCGGCAGCGCGGCCCAGCAGTGGACCATCGGCGGCGACGGCACCGTCCGCGCCCTCGGCAAGTGCCTGGACGTCGCGGGCGGCTCCACCGCCGACGGCGCCGTCGTCCAGCTCTACACCTGCAACGGCACCAACGCCCAGAAGTGGACGTACACCGCCGCCCGTGACCTCACCAACACCGGTGCGGGCAAGTGCCTGGACGCCAAGGGCAACTCCTCCGCCGACGGCACCCGGTTGCAGACCTGGACCTGCACCGGCGCCGCCAACCAGAAGTGGACGGTCGGCTGA